In Ooceraea biroi isolate clonal line C1 chromosome 6, Obir_v5.4, whole genome shotgun sequence, the genomic stretch TAATGTGGTTGCAGGACATGTTCACTTCATATGCTACTATTAAAATGTCACAATACATAGTACCTGAAGCGGAGACATTTAAGTTATTGGGCGAAAAAGATTTCACTGTGAAGAAGCCCAAGGAGAACGTTGTACATCCAGTGTCGCACATTAAAAGTCGTGTGACTTTTACAATAATGACAGATAATGTTATGCTTCCTGCATACAGCATGCCTGCCGAACTCATGGATCAcataaagtatacaaaaatCTTCGTAAAACCGTACAATATAAGTATCGTTGCAGATATATTCTATTTATGGTTCTATTTACAGAATAATCGGCAAGCAAACATTCCTACCAATCGTTGCCTGTGATTTTTTGCAAACCCGGCATCGGGATCTCCAACGGATCACCATGCAGAATAATACAATGAATGTCACGGTGGAATACTCGCCCGTGACTTTAGGGAAACTACGACTGGTACTGCACGTACAAGCAGCCATGGAGAATCTGAAGAATCTTGGTTTCTCCGATAAGGATATCGATGAGGTAAAAGGCATCTTTGCAGACACCAATATCTATTTATTGGGCGGTACGTTCTTCATCGCTGCAATACACGTgagtgaataataataaacgttaTTTACATTGTGTCgaattttaagaaatacaACATTGATTTTCCACTCCGCAGTTGTTGTTCGATTTTCTTGCTATTAAAAACGACGTCAGCTTCTGGCGAAAAAAGAGCAATCTCATAGGCCTTAGCAAGTGGACGGTGATGTGGCGTGCGTTCAGTCAGACTGTGATCTTTCTTTATCTCTGTGACGAAGGCTCTTCTTTACTTGTTCTTATTCCGACCGGTGTTAGCACCGTTATTGAGGTATGTGTACATTCATATCAATATCGATCCTTGAGATCTCATGATCATCAATTATGCATGATTGAATTTTCCATGATTGATTTATTCAGTTTTAAATTTCTCCAAAACTCCTTTAATTCCAACCGTTAATTCCTAAACTAAATTTAGTTAAAATGTACTTATTATCGGTAATTGCATATGATACAACACAATAGTAATATAGCacagtaacataaaaaaaagagaaaaaagtaataggagtataaattgttaaattattatgataaaatagtGTCAAATCTTCGATGCTAAAGGCAtgctaaatattaaaaaaaggacGTATATGTTTGTGTGTCATGTTTCTTATTTTGGTCTACATAACATATTTTAAGCTCATCAGAGGGAGACCATGGGCTTCCTAGTTAGTTGTGTACGTAATGTTCTAAATATGTTTGCTCTTTTCGACAGTTGTGGAAACTGAAGAAGATATCTAGAATCGAGCTGACTAATGTCAACGGCTTCTTACCAAGAATACGGTTTAAGACTGATAATATCAATGCGGCGGAAATAAAAACTAGAGAATTCGATGCCGAGAGCATGCGTTATCTGAGTTACCTATTGTATCCGCTGGTAATCGCTGGGGCGATCTATTCACTTCTTTATCAGCCACATAAGAGGTAAATGACCGAAGGCTTCCGAAATGACATTCTGAAATATGTATAACGTTAGATAAACATGCAAGACATTACGAGTCGTTTTGAATTGCAGTTGGTACTCTTGGAGCATAAATTCCTTGGTGAACGGTGTTTATGCATTCGGATTTCTCTTTATGCTGCCACAGCTGTTCGTCAATTATAAACTGAAGTCTGTAGCGCACATGCCGTGGCGAGCATTTAT encodes the following:
- the LOC105276726 gene encoding cleft lip and palate transmembrane protein 1-like protein; translated protein: MKMQWPSLSVILSKVFLVYIVYSIYTLSQLFVSPVCEDGKPCLRSYLSERPRLDLYIYSSVRRNPASRDVDLVYSAQNFDYSRPQPIPTMLNIPRRTQQNGTLFLHVLITPMSTKQDKSFVGLLNDMFTSYATIKMSQYIVPEAETFKLLGEKDFTVKKPKENVVHPVSHIKSRVTFTIMTDNVMLPAYSMPAELMDHIKIIGKQTFLPIVACDFLQTRHRDLQRITMQNNTMNVTVEYSPVTLGKLRLVLHVQAAMENLKNLGFSDKDIDEVKGIFADTNIYLLGGTFFIAAIHLLFDFLAIKNDVSFWRKKSNLIGLSKWTVMWRAFSQTVIFLYLCDEGSSLLVLIPTGVSTVIELWKLKKISRIELTNVNGFLPRIRFKTDNINAAEIKTREFDAESMRYLSYLLYPLVIAGAIYSLLYQPHKSWYSWSINSLVNGVYAFGFLFMLPQLFVNYKLKSVAHMPWRAFMYKAFNTFIDDVFAFIITMPTAHRIACFRDDAVFLIYLYQRWLYPVDKSRTDTDTITEEAVGLGSASKKAN